From the genome of Hydrogenophilus thermoluteolus, one region includes:
- a CDS encoding NAD(P)-dependent oxidoreductase: MAKQKVGFIGLGLMGRPMALNLLKAGFEVHVWARRSESMQPLLDAGAHGAASPAALAEAVPVTISMVADAPDVAEVTLGPNGVVQGARAGHIHVDMSTIAPGAAKEIAAQLAERGVRMLDAPVSGGEVGAIEGTLTIMVGGDEVAFQEALPFFEAMGKRVTYVGASGAGQVAKACNQVLTGVTVVAVAEALNLARAAGVDPERVREALLGGSAYSKVLENHGARMLARNFRPGFKAWMHQKDMRIVLDEAHRLNVPTLTSAVAAQLFNAVVGSGKGEEDSIAVLQILEAMSGANPET, translated from the coding sequence ATGGCAAAACAAAAAGTGGGATTTATCGGTCTGGGGCTGATGGGGCGGCCGATGGCGCTGAACTTGCTGAAGGCTGGGTTCGAAGTCCATGTCTGGGCGCGGCGTTCGGAGTCGATGCAGCCGTTGCTCGATGCAGGCGCGCACGGAGCCGCGTCGCCTGCGGCGTTGGCCGAAGCGGTGCCGGTGACGATTTCGATGGTGGCCGATGCGCCGGACGTTGCTGAGGTGACGTTGGGGCCGAACGGTGTCGTGCAAGGAGCGCGAGCGGGCCATATCCACGTCGATATGAGCACGATCGCGCCGGGTGCGGCGAAGGAGATCGCCGCGCAGCTTGCGGAACGAGGGGTGCGGATGCTCGATGCGCCGGTGTCCGGGGGCGAGGTGGGCGCGATCGAAGGCACGCTCACGATCATGGTGGGCGGCGACGAGGTAGCGTTTCAGGAGGCGTTGCCCTTTTTCGAAGCGATGGGCAAGAGGGTGACCTACGTGGGCGCGAGTGGCGCCGGGCAGGTTGCGAAAGCGTGCAATCAGGTGCTCACTGGGGTCACGGTGGTCGCGGTAGCGGAAGCGCTCAACTTGGCGCGCGCGGCAGGGGTCGATCCCGAGCGGGTTCGCGAGGCGCTCTTGGGGGGCTCGGCCTATTCCAAGGTACTCGAAAACCATGGCGCGCGGATGTTGGCGCGCAACTTCCGGCCCGGGTTCAAGGCGTGGATGCACCAGAAGGATATGAGAATCGTGCTCGACGAGGCGCACCGCTTGAACGTGCCGACGCTTACCTCTGCGGTGGCGGCGCAGCTCTTCAACGCGGTGGTGGGGTCGGGCAAAGGGGAAGAGGATTCGATCGCGGTGCTGCAAATCTTGGAGGCGATGAGTGGTGCCAATCCCGAAACCTGA
- a CDS encoding methionine aminotransferase, producing MPIPKPEQSGARLTASVTPRSKLPEVGTTIFTVMSALAQAHGAINLSQGFPDFDPDPALLERVAYWMGAGKNQYPPMAGVPALREAIAAKLARCYGLSVDPESEITVTAGATQALFSAIHALVHPGDEVILFEPAYDSYAPAVRLAGGVVRYVSLLPPTYTPDWGTFDRCFSARTRLVVVNTPHNPTGAIWREADWAALAERLDGSDAMVLADEVYEHIVFDGARHESVLRQPGLAGRALAVFSFGKTFHVTGWKIGYVVGAAPLMAEFRRVHQFDVFTVSHAEQWALADYLAEPAHYEGLAAFYQQKRDRLRGWLTQAGFTLLPAQGTYFQLAHHPDFRHEPDTAFVRWLTETVGVAAIPVSAFYHDHRDDGVIRFCFAKRDETLDAAGQRLVAGCGRKGKEA from the coding sequence GTGCCAATCCCGAAACCTGAACAGAGCGGTGCGCGGCTTACCGCATCGGTGACGCCGCGCAGTAAGCTCCCCGAGGTGGGTACGACCATCTTCACCGTGATGAGCGCACTCGCGCAGGCGCATGGGGCGATCAACCTGTCGCAGGGGTTTCCCGATTTCGACCCCGACCCGGCGCTGTTGGAGCGGGTGGCGTATTGGATGGGTGCGGGTAAGAATCAATATCCGCCAATGGCTGGGGTGCCGGCATTGCGTGAGGCGATCGCGGCGAAGCTCGCCCGCTGTTATGGGTTGAGCGTGGACCCTGAGAGTGAAATCACGGTGACCGCCGGGGCGACGCAGGCGCTCTTTTCGGCAATCCACGCCTTGGTTCATCCGGGCGACGAGGTGATCCTCTTCGAACCCGCGTACGACTCCTACGCGCCTGCGGTGCGTCTCGCGGGTGGTGTGGTGCGCTACGTGTCGCTGCTTCCCCCTACCTATACACCCGATTGGGGGACGTTCGATCGCTGCTTCTCCGCGCGGACACGCCTTGTGGTGGTGAATACGCCGCACAACCCCACGGGCGCAATCTGGCGCGAAGCCGATTGGGCGGCGCTCGCCGAGCGGCTCGACGGCAGTGACGCGATGGTGCTTGCCGACGAAGTCTATGAACACATCGTCTTCGATGGAGCGCGACACGAGAGCGTGTTGCGGCAACCGGGGCTTGCGGGGCGGGCGCTGGCGGTATTCAGTTTTGGCAAGACGTTTCACGTCACCGGTTGGAAGATCGGGTACGTGGTGGGCGCGGCACCGCTGATGGCGGAATTTCGCCGGGTGCATCAGTTCGACGTCTTTACGGTGAGTCACGCGGAGCAGTGGGCCTTGGCCGACTATCTGGCCGAACCGGCGCACTATGAGGGGTTGGCGGCGTTTTACCAGCAAAAACGGGATCGTTTGCGGGGTTGGCTGACGCAAGCGGGGTTCACCCTGCTGCCCGCACAGGGAACCTACTTTCAGTTGGCGCACCATCCCGATTTCCGGCACGAACCCGATACGGCGTTCGTCCGCTGGCTGACCGAGACGGTAGGGGTTGCGGCGATCCCGGTTTCGGCGTTTTACCACGACCACCGCGACGACGGCGTCATCCGATTTTGTTTCGCGAAGCGCGATGAAACGCTCGATGCCGCGGGGCAGCGGTTGGTTGCCGGTTGTGGCCGGAAAGGCAAGGAAGCGTGA
- a CDS encoding PP0621 family protein, with protein sequence MKYLVLLVVVAGVLWWIQRRWQAPQAPRQERPWGWRWGRTQEPPAAADAPENAVREDALVACARCGVLIPKSEAKTRDGRYFCCDEHRQLGSR encoded by the coding sequence ATGAAATACTTGGTTTTGCTTGTGGTGGTGGCGGGCGTACTCTGGTGGATCCAACGCCGTTGGCAGGCGCCGCAAGCGCCGAGGCAGGAGCGCCCATGGGGCTGGCGGTGGGGTCGGACGCAAGAACCCCCTGCTGCAGCGGACGCGCCGGAAAATGCGGTGCGGGAAGATGCGTTGGTGGCGTGCGCCCGTTGTGGTGTGCTGATCCCCAAGAGCGAAGCCAAGACGCGGGACGGGCGTTACTTCTGTTGTGATGAACACCGCCAACTTGGATCCCGGTGA
- a CDS encoding ATP-binding protein — MNTANLDPGDGTALSRSGTLKRASDALRLVIAGLLLVGGPTMGLGREAPSLFFFTAACYLAVAVALTVWPSATLAGAHKAVAAAVVDALAFAVLLATSGGYASGLPTLLFVLVVVAALEAVPKIALFHAAVAALALLGENLWRLWQGWAATDPFLVGAAGGALFVAAWLAQRLGTRLRQTEAAHQAQQALLAWQRTVNDRIVQELADGVLWVDAQGVVRYASPRVVAWLGEDPSDKPLTEVLPEPIHPGEERWWRQNGRLWRLKGGMPDRNGVWLLFLSDFAGVQRAFRQERLASLGLLLAGVAHEVRNPLAGVMQALDLLRDAATSSERGELVALAERNAARIAHLIDEVLLLGRQQPPNPEAVPLVAWLRRWCSELPQPEQTRVSVQGSDAIAAWVDVRHLQTIVDNLVRNALAFASAQPGAVQVTVSAANEQVCLTVADDGPGVADELAERLFEPFVSGRANGTGLGLYLVHELVRVNGGEVRYRRGPKGGAVFTVLLPQAARCG, encoded by the coding sequence ATGAACACCGCCAACTTGGATCCCGGTGACGGCACTGCTCTGTCGCGTTCCGGGACGTTGAAACGCGCCAGCGACGCGCTGCGGTTGGTCATTGCCGGGTTGCTCTTGGTCGGTGGCCCGACGATGGGGTTGGGGCGGGAGGCGCCTTCGCTCTTTTTCTTCACCGCGGCGTGTTATCTGGCCGTTGCGGTGGCACTGACGGTCTGGCCCAGTGCGACACTCGCTGGCGCGCACAAGGCGGTGGCGGCCGCGGTGGTCGATGCCCTTGCGTTTGCGGTGTTGTTGGCTACGAGCGGCGGCTATGCGTCCGGGTTGCCGACGCTGTTGTTCGTGCTGGTTGTGGTAGCGGCACTCGAAGCGGTGCCGAAAATCGCGCTCTTTCATGCCGCGGTCGCGGCGCTCGCTTTGCTCGGGGAGAACCTGTGGCGGCTCTGGCAAGGGTGGGCGGCAACCGATCCGTTTTTGGTCGGTGCGGCCGGCGGTGCGCTTTTCGTTGCGGCGTGGTTGGCGCAGCGGTTGGGGACGCGGCTGCGGCAAACCGAGGCGGCGCACCAGGCGCAACAGGCGTTGCTCGCGTGGCAGCGTACGGTAAACGATCGCATCGTTCAGGAGCTCGCGGACGGAGTGTTGTGGGTCGATGCGCAGGGGGTGGTCCGCTACGCCTCCCCCCGCGTCGTGGCGTGGTTGGGGGAAGACCCGAGTGACAAGCCGCTTACCGAAGTCCTGCCTGAGCCGATTCATCCTGGTGAGGAGCGGTGGTGGCGCCAGAACGGGCGTTTGTGGCGACTGAAAGGCGGGATGCCGGATCGCAACGGGGTGTGGTTGCTCTTTCTCTCCGATTTTGCCGGAGTGCAGCGCGCGTTCCGGCAGGAGCGGCTGGCGTCGCTGGGTTTGCTGCTTGCTGGGGTGGCGCATGAGGTGCGCAACCCTCTGGCCGGGGTGATGCAGGCGCTCGACCTCTTGCGCGATGCCGCAACGAGCAGCGAGCGCGGGGAGCTGGTTGCGTTGGCCGAGCGCAACGCGGCGCGCATCGCCCATCTGATCGACGAGGTGCTGCTGCTGGGAAGACAGCAGCCCCCAAACCCTGAGGCGGTTCCGTTGGTAGCGTGGCTACGCCGTTGGTGTTCGGAGTTGCCCCAGCCGGAGCAAACGCGCGTTTCGGTGCAGGGCAGCGACGCGATCGCGGCGTGGGTGGATGTGCGCCATCTCCAGACGATCGTCGACAACTTGGTTCGCAACGCGTTGGCCTTTGCCTCGGCGCAACCGGGCGCGGTGCAGGTGACCGTCTCGGCAGCGAACGAGCAGGTGTGCCTCACGGTGGCCGATGACGGACCTGGTGTAGCCGACGAGCTTGCCGAGCGGCTGTTCGAGCCGTTCGTCTCCGGCCGCGCCAACGGGACCGGGCTTGGGCTCTACCTGGTGCATGAGCTGGTGCGCGTAAACGGCGGTGAAGTTCGCTATCGACGTGGCCCCAAAGGGGGGGCCGTCTTTACCGTGCTGTTGCCGCAAGCGGCGCGTTGCGGGTAA
- the mltA gene encoding murein transglycosylase A, with protein MLRSKTIAFLHTNTPHCTDPGACDALRPPPRRPPHDPNQHRDHEQLDPSHPHRTILPAFVYTAPIIRHKPNRLGTRTVIRRRAIEPQKGPFRLRIRRFPPQRFPRARRFLAPLLFVATALTGCQTAQQPPLCLPETAHAPIEQPAAPKPVPGTLTAQPSDWAELPGTAHDTLEGALTALARACPTLSNRYREWQPLCAGLPTNAPLPEQRAWLQTNLQPWQLTAHTADGQRTTGLLTGYFEPVIAASRTPRPDYPFPIHAPPPDLVTVALESVVPETRHLRLKGRLVGNRVVPYYSRGEIIAMGTRFPAPVLFWAKDPLDLFFLHIQGSGRLRLAEGGEARIGYADHNGHPYRSIGRLLVARGELPLERASLTGIRAWLETHPHARDALLAENPSYVFFRELPPPSSDPADGPVGALGVPLVAQRSVAVDPRFLPLGAPLWLYAPNAPQPLAQLVVALDTGGAIQGPLRGDFYWGSGHAAGARAGRTKADATWWLLWPRGANPPVTRNAPLAATAR; from the coding sequence ATGTTGCGATCGAAAACCATTGCGTTCCTCCACACGAACACGCCGCATTGTACCGATCCCGGCGCGTGTGACGCGCTACGGCCGCCGCCGCGTCGCCCACCACACGATCCCAACCAGCACCGCGACCACGAGCAACTCGATCCCAGCCACCCACATCGCACAATCCTCCCCGCGTTCGTTTATACTGCCCCGATCATACGCCACAAACCCAACCGTTTGGGAACCCGAACCGTGATACGACGCCGCGCAATCGAACCGCAAAAGGGGCCTTTTCGCCTACGCATTCGCCGTTTCCCGCCCCAGCGCTTTCCGCGTGCACGCCGCTTCCTTGCGCCCCTCCTCTTTGTCGCGACGGCGCTCACCGGCTGTCAAACGGCTCAACAGCCACCGCTTTGCCTCCCCGAAACGGCGCACGCACCGATCGAGCAGCCTGCGGCACCCAAACCGGTTCCGGGCACGCTCACCGCACAGCCCAGCGACTGGGCGGAACTTCCCGGCACCGCGCACGACACCCTAGAAGGCGCACTCACCGCGTTGGCCCGCGCCTGCCCCACCCTCAGCAACCGGTACCGCGAATGGCAGCCTCTGTGCGCGGGTTTGCCCACGAACGCCCCGTTACCCGAGCAGCGGGCGTGGCTCCAGACCAACCTGCAACCGTGGCAACTCACAGCCCACACCGCCGATGGCCAGCGCACGACGGGACTCCTGACCGGCTATTTCGAACCGGTGATCGCCGCAAGCCGCACGCCACGCCCGGACTACCCCTTTCCGATCCACGCTCCGCCGCCGGACCTGGTCACCGTCGCGCTCGAAAGCGTCGTACCCGAGACCCGCCACCTTCGTCTCAAAGGGCGGCTGGTCGGCAACCGCGTCGTGCCGTACTACAGTCGCGGCGAAATCATCGCGATGGGCACACGGTTTCCTGCTCCCGTCCTCTTTTGGGCGAAAGACCCGCTCGACCTCTTCTTCCTCCACATCCAAGGCTCGGGGCGCCTGCGCTTGGCGGAAGGAGGCGAAGCGCGCATCGGCTATGCCGACCACAACGGCCACCCCTACCGTTCGATCGGACGGCTCTTGGTCGCGCGCGGCGAACTGCCCCTCGAACGCGCGTCATTGACTGGAATCCGCGCGTGGCTCGAAACCCACCCGCACGCGCGCGATGCGCTCCTAGCGGAAAACCCCAGCTACGTCTTTTTCCGCGAACTTCCGCCCCCAAGTAGCGACCCCGCCGACGGTCCCGTAGGCGCGCTCGGTGTGCCGCTCGTTGCGCAACGCAGCGTCGCGGTCGACCCGCGGTTCCTGCCGCTTGGCGCACCGCTGTGGCTCTACGCCCCGAACGCGCCCCAACCGCTCGCGCAATTGGTCGTCGCGCTCGACACCGGCGGCGCGATCCAAGGGCCTCTGCGCGGCGACTTCTACTGGGGGAGTGGGCACGCGGCGGGCGCACGCGCGGGACGCACCAAAGCAGACGCCACCTGGTGGCTGCTTTGGCCCCGGGGCGCCAATCCGCCGGTTACCCGCAACGCGCCGCTTGCGGCAACAGCACGGTAA
- a CDS encoding ATP-binding protein, producing the protein MVPILERIAVALEATNPGAPLVAPDWAAADAFWLRRVGVRVSLEPVRHPHRLRLADLREIDAQKARVVANTEQFLRGLPANNVLLTGARGCGKSSLVKALLTEYAAQGLRLIEIEKGDLVELPRLLERVADAPWRFVLFIDDLSFEPGEAAYKTLKSVLDGSVWAQPENVLIYATSNRRHLMPEYFSENEATRHVGGEVHPAEATEEKISLSERFGLWVSFYPFSQAAYLEIVATWLRHFGASDAQIAAARQEALVWAIERGSRSGRVAWQFARDWAGRHGLGAERTEGHER; encoded by the coding sequence ATGGTTCCCATTTTGGAGCGGATTGCGGTGGCGCTCGAAGCGACGAACCCTGGGGCCCCGCTCGTAGCGCCCGACTGGGCCGCTGCCGACGCTTTTTGGTTGCGGAGGGTTGGGGTTCGGGTGAGCTTGGAGCCCGTGCGCCATCCACACCGACTCCGTTTGGCCGATCTGCGTGAGATCGACGCGCAAAAAGCGCGTGTGGTGGCGAACACCGAGCAGTTTTTGCGCGGGTTGCCTGCGAACAACGTGTTGCTGACCGGAGCGCGCGGGTGCGGCAAGTCGTCGCTTGTCAAAGCGCTCTTGACCGAATATGCCGCGCAGGGGTTGCGCTTGATCGAGATCGAAAAAGGGGATCTCGTCGAACTGCCCCGTCTGTTGGAGCGGGTTGCAGACGCCCCGTGGCGCTTCGTGCTCTTCATCGACGATCTGTCGTTCGAGCCGGGAGAGGCAGCGTACAAGACGTTGAAGAGCGTGCTCGACGGTTCGGTTTGGGCGCAGCCCGAGAATGTGCTGATTTACGCGACGTCGAACCGCCGCCACCTGATGCCGGAGTATTTCAGCGAAAACGAAGCGACCCGACACGTAGGCGGCGAGGTGCATCCCGCCGAGGCAACGGAAGAGAAGATTTCGCTTTCGGAGCGCTTCGGGCTCTGGGTGTCGTTCTATCCCTTTTCCCAAGCGGCATACTTGGAGATCGTGGCGACCTGGTTGCGCCATTTTGGTGCGAGCGACGCCCAGATCGCGGCGGCACGGCAAGAGGCGCTGGTCTGGGCGATCGAGCGCGGGTCGCGTTCTGGCCGGGTGGCGTGGCAATTCGCGCGCGATTGGGCGGGACGGCATGGACTGGGTGCAGAGCGCACCGAAGGGCACGAGCGATGA
- a CDS encoding Nudix family hydrolase has translation MKRVAVAAAVLWNESGSVLLGQRAPDTFYPGYWEFPGGKIEAGETPREALIRELREELGLELTAARIAPWLCRRHRYAHADVTLHFFQVWGWRGTPQPHVHAALTWQTPGAWSVAPMLPANTPVAEALVLPRLMVVSQVTAASRGAPVGSPAWHDAAARWAASIQAARTHGAVIAQIREKRLDPGAEAGGDAATACARLGIEQLVAIAREAGAERIVVNGPPEWAEAVGADGCHLSAQAARALLACGAGRPVAQDGMLLGVSVHDASERAVAEALDADYWVVGPVAATQTHPECSPLGWSRFAQLIAAPPVPVFAIGGLTAADLPQAHMQGAHGIAAIRGWLRGQ, from the coding sequence ATGAAGCGCGTGGCGGTTGCCGCGGCCGTGCTGTGGAACGAGTCGGGTTCGGTGCTCCTCGGGCAACGTGCGCCGGACACCTTCTATCCCGGTTATTGGGAGTTTCCTGGCGGGAAAATCGAAGCGGGGGAAACGCCGCGTGAGGCGCTCATTCGCGAACTGCGCGAAGAGTTGGGGCTTGAGCTAACCGCAGCGCGCATCGCCCCCTGGTTGTGTCGCCGCCACCGCTACGCGCACGCCGATGTGACCTTGCACTTTTTCCAGGTCTGGGGGTGGCGTGGTACGCCGCAACCGCACGTCCATGCGGCGCTGACGTGGCAGACGCCCGGCGCGTGGTCGGTGGCGCCGATGCTTCCGGCGAACACGCCGGTAGCCGAGGCGCTTGTGCTGCCGCGGTTGATGGTGGTCTCTCAGGTTACGGCCGCATCGAGAGGCGCGCCGGTGGGTTCGCCGGCGTGGCACGACGCTGCGGCGCGATGGGCGGCGTCGATTCAGGCGGCGCGTACCCACGGCGCGGTGATCGCGCAAATTCGGGAAAAGCGGCTCGATCCGGGGGCGGAGGCGGGTGGTGACGCAGCGACAGCGTGCGCCCGGTTGGGAATCGAGCAGTTGGTGGCGATCGCACGCGAAGCGGGTGCGGAACGGATCGTCGTCAATGGGCCGCCCGAATGGGCGGAAGCGGTGGGTGCCGATGGGTGCCACCTCTCGGCGCAGGCGGCGCGGGCGCTTCTGGCATGCGGTGCGGGGCGGCCCGTAGCGCAGGACGGGATGCTTTTAGGCGTTTCGGTCCATGATGCCTCGGAACGGGCGGTGGCGGAAGCGCTGGACGCCGACTATTGGGTGGTGGGGCCAGTCGCTGCGACCCAGACCCATCCGGAGTGTTCACCGTTGGGGTGGTCGCGCTTTGCCCAGTTGATCGCGGCGCCCCCCGTGCCCGTTTTTGCGATCGGGGGGCTCACGGCAGCCGATTTGCCGCAGGCGCACATGCAGGGGGCACACGGGATTGCGGCGATCCGCGGTTGGTTGCGGGGTCAATAG
- the zapD gene encoding cell division protein ZapD: MIRFEFPLTEQVRTWLRLEATWSRWRHFAQANTPDDHHAALMALFECVDIAGRSDLKRHLIAALEALCAAPTAQETTSQRPRRIALHEPVAQALALIDALRQQPGRIDHVMRAQPLLNALRTRAHVSGGVCAFDLPTYHFWLNQSAEKRRADLDAWAQPLHPLLDAIACVLAHLRAQSTPQTHTAANGCYQQPLDGRLPRLIQVWIDAAHRVVPKVSANKYQFNLHFIPVTDEGGIGTEAVSTQTFPFALTLCY; this comes from the coding sequence ATGATCCGTTTCGAATTCCCGCTCACCGAACAGGTACGCACCTGGTTGCGACTGGAGGCCACGTGGAGCCGTTGGCGCCACTTCGCTCAGGCGAACACCCCGGACGACCACCACGCCGCCCTGATGGCGCTCTTCGAATGCGTCGATATCGCCGGACGCAGCGACCTCAAGCGGCACCTCATCGCCGCGTTGGAGGCCCTCTGTGCCGCACCGACCGCTCAGGAAACGACGAGCCAACGGCCGCGCCGCATCGCGCTGCACGAACCGGTTGCCCAGGCGTTGGCACTGATCGACGCGTTGCGCCAGCAACCCGGACGGATCGACCACGTGATGCGCGCGCAGCCGCTTTTGAACGCGCTGCGCACCCGCGCGCACGTCTCAGGCGGCGTCTGCGCGTTCGACCTCCCGACCTACCACTTCTGGCTCAACCAGAGCGCCGAAAAACGGCGCGCCGATCTCGACGCCTGGGCGCAACCGCTGCACCCCCTCCTGGACGCGATTGCCTGCGTCTTGGCGCACCTGCGGGCACAAAGCACGCCGCAGACCCATACCGCAGCCAACGGCTGCTACCAGCAACCACTCGACGGGAGACTCCCCCGCCTCATCCAAGTGTGGATCGACGCCGCGCATCGCGTCGTTCCCAAGGTTTCCGCGAACAAATACCAGTTCAACCTCCACTTCATCCCCGTGACCGACGAAGGCGGCATCGGCACGGAAGCGGTGAGCACCCAAACTTTTCCCTTCGCGCTCACCCTCTGCTATTGA
- the coaE gene encoding dephospho-CoA kinase (Dephospho-CoA kinase (CoaE) performs the final step in coenzyme A biosynthesis.), whose amino-acid sequence MTPKPYLVGLTGGIGSGKSTAAEHFAHLGAGVIDTDAIAHELTAANGAAIPAIRKAFGTQVLTPTGALDRAAMRALAFSDPAARKRLEAILHPMIRDIVTHRISALAPHHPYLILVVPLLVETGAYQTLIDRLLVVDCPQEQQISRVKARSGLPEEQIAAILAAQASRAERLAAAHDVIDNSGDRAYLEAQIEALHRQYLAAAGGTVAEGAAPGGVAAEGATRGAVR is encoded by the coding sequence ATGACCCCAAAACCCTACCTCGTCGGGCTCACCGGCGGCATCGGCTCCGGTAAAAGCACGGCAGCCGAACACTTTGCGCACCTGGGCGCGGGTGTGATCGACACCGACGCGATCGCCCACGAACTCACCGCCGCAAATGGCGCGGCGATCCCCGCGATTCGTAAGGCGTTCGGCACCCAGGTGCTCACCCCAACCGGTGCGTTGGACCGAGCGGCGATGCGCGCACTCGCCTTCTCCGACCCGGCAGCACGCAAACGGCTGGAGGCGATTCTCCACCCGATGATCCGCGATATCGTCACCCACCGGATCAGCGCGCTGGCGCCCCACCACCCGTATCTCATCTTGGTCGTGCCGCTTCTTGTCGAAACCGGGGCGTACCAAACGCTCATCGACCGCCTTCTGGTGGTCGATTGCCCGCAGGAACAGCAGATCAGCCGGGTCAAAGCGCGTTCGGGGTTACCTGAGGAACAGATCGCCGCAATTTTGGCGGCACAAGCCTCGCGCGCCGAGCGGCTGGCCGCGGCGCACGATGTGATCGACAATAGCGGCGACCGCGCCTACCTCGAAGCGCAGATCGAAGCGCTGCACCGGCAATACCTCGCTGCAGCGGGAGGTACTGTGGCAGAAGGCGCAGCGCCAGGCGGCGTAGCAGCAGAAGGCGCTACGCGGGGAGCCGTACGATGA
- a CDS encoding SPOR domain-containing protein, protein MRFAIALLLVINALLFAAQSGLVSLPEPPRPQPLPQPLRSDALQLVAATVVEYTPDGAHTHRDAVAAAQSPITPPQTPPATARSEVAARPADPVTAALAGAAPETEAAALVAPTAPPPPAVITHDTIAQDKPQPSLEAVAPAQEPAAASAPQPPSTPTQPASPLPEHAAHETHPASNTVAPQPPTTPTVKTPVLLCRRTDATADERRILDELAQTVPGVQLTATAEPVVESWWVATPKAANEKRARQQAETLRQKGVTDLFIVRDPGPHQWRISLGIFRTRDRAENLVRLLRQKGVSEIEILPRTQSEHFTILAKGPEPALERFLGRAQARLPRHNWEACR, encoded by the coding sequence ATGCGGTTCGCGATCGCGCTCCTCTTGGTGATCAACGCGCTGCTTTTCGCCGCGCAAAGCGGCCTCGTCTCGCTTCCTGAACCGCCGCGGCCGCAACCGCTGCCGCAACCCCTGCGCAGCGACGCGCTCCAACTCGTTGCCGCAACCGTAGTCGAATACACGCCGGATGGCGCGCATACCCACCGCGACGCAGTAGCGGCAGCCCAATCGCCAATAACACCCCCCCAAACGCCCCCCGCTACTGCACGATCGGAAGTGGCTGCGCGCCCCGCCGACCCGGTCACTGCGGCACTGGCCGGCGCAGCGCCGGAAACCGAAGCAGCCGCACTGGTGGCCCCTACCGCACCCCCCCCTCCAGCGGTCATTACGCACGATACGATCGCGCAAGACAAGCCTCAACCCTCTCTGGAAGCGGTAGCGCCGGCACAGGAACCTGCCGCCGCTTCGGCACCGCAACCACCATCCACGCCGACTCAGCCCGCATCCCCTTTGCCTGAGCACGCCGCGCACGAAACGCATCCAGCTTCCAACACTGTGGCACCACAACCGCCAACAACACCAACAGTCAAAACGCCCGTGCTGCTTTGCCGCCGAACGGACGCCACTGCGGACGAACGCCGCATCTTGGACGAACTGGCCCAGACCGTACCCGGTGTGCAACTCACCGCAACGGCGGAACCGGTGGTCGAATCGTGGTGGGTGGCTACTCCGAAAGCGGCCAATGAAAAACGGGCCCGACAACAAGCGGAAACCCTGCGGCAAAAAGGGGTAACCGATCTCTTCATCGTGCGGGACCCCGGCCCCCATCAGTGGCGCATCTCCTTGGGTATTTTCCGCACCCGTGATCGCGCCGAAAATCTGGTGCGGCTGCTGCGGCAAAAAGGGGTGAGCGAGATCGAGATTCTGCCCCGAACCCAATCGGAGCACTTCACGATTCTGGCCAAAGGGCCCGAACCGGCCCTGGAACGCTTCTTGGGTCGAGCGCAGGCCCGGTTACCCCGCCACAACTGGGAGGCGTGCCGATGA